The Triplophysa rosa linkage group LG25, Trosa_1v2, whole genome shotgun sequence genome window below encodes:
- the cdcp1a gene encoding LOW QUALITY PROTEIN: CUB domain-containing protein 1a (The sequence of the model RefSeq protein was modified relative to this genomic sequence to represent the inferred CDS: inserted 3 bases in 2 codons; substituted 2 bases at 2 genomic stop codons): MRNIYPKIQPKEYPAFQKFNRTFTWNLKSDSLLNFSLNFTSMGLTQIQQTDSCPDKRIHIXVKDIVGSLCQNGNIRQVDIRNPGRLSLNVCGGQLLDKKVIIVSVRSTMNSLANIIVNFNEKSSTLDLFSPKHPYGFPSKTEMLWSFNVPPSYYTSLSLLSYTLPTCLNPYEIPAIVYTWSEKRSLITALHDSQPSMEPGNFNLSIRNCEIFQQNTSQKCLMVHIQISIIKHQKLFRPLCWNVLDVSQYKTPDSTHQLISICVRKHPKSACVLKSGWLTMDTVTITSGSHFDLYFFACTMKDLELTVIQTIGTHLHSIRITSDIFLHVFPSTECKSWQKCTNTPFPLNFSCDLTCIHGDLKTMTWHLHGPDSSSVELVSPTGGLCYSLPGQKCNSNFLLDVSHDNLGITTVGQFCPKGPIQNININKSKIDLTVSCTAIGDHCHTINPIINYLFRKEISEHYIFTVEAKSNYAALLAXPAWPSGMTPSSTVSWIVTLDPQFKCKLEFKNISRPKCKEVRTTITVQSIRSQMMLYSTKEDGKIKDLEVSESFSLNMTNCKSTTGDFRAMMQITVQSKSERILNLFCLXLNFYCLLLYCPNFFRTLSITGVLLALTITAVVVCFVIRKKKRNSAPPVSIYNPGEHDILPGLRIPITLEDRHIYDYIDDNKIYSDLRKQCTDSRMDDKDLPQSGPPLSERAIRKSPTTNDHNMIDNELYGXIQGYSTTSGSPKTSI, encoded by the exons ATGAGAAATATTTATCCCAAAATTCAGCCCAAAGAATATCCTGCCTTTCAAAAGTTCAACCGCACATTTACCTGGAATCTAAAGTCTGATAGTCTCTTGAACTTCTCTTTAAATTTCACTTCGATGGGTTTGACACAGATTCAACAAACAGACAGTTGCCCAGATAAACGCATTCACAT CGTGAAGGACATTGTTGGAAGTTTGTGTCAAAATGGAAACATTAGACAAGTTGATATCCGCAATCCTGGAAGACTGTCTTTGAACGTGTGTGGTGGTCAACTTCTGGACAAAAAAGTTATTATTGTATCTGTGAGAAGCACAATGAATT CACTGGCTAATATCATTGTTAACTTCAATGAGAAGAGTTCTACACTGGACCTTTTTTCACCAAAACATCCCTACGGTTTCCCTTCTAAAACAGAGATGTTGTGGTCTTTCAATGTTCCTCCATCATACTACACCAGTTTGTCTCTTTTAAGTTACACTCTTCCAACATGTCTTAACCCTTATGAGATCCCTGCAATCGTATACACTTGGAGCGAAAAAAGGTCTCTGATAACTGCACTACATGATAGTCAGCCATCAATGGAGCCTGGCAACTTTAATCTCTCGATAAGGAACTGTGAAATATTCCAGCAAAATACGTCCCAGAAATGCCTTATGGTCCACATTCAAATCTCCATCATCAAGcatcaaaaat TATTCAGGCCTCTCTGCTGgaatgttttagatgtctcCCAATATAAAACACCTGACTCAACTCACCAGCTTATTAGT ATATGCGTGAGAAAACATCCAAAGTCAGCCTGTGTGTTGAAATCAGGCTGGCTCACAATGGACACAGTCACCATAACTTCAGGGAGCCATTTTGACCTATACTTCTTTGCCTGCACCATGAAAGACCTGGAGTTGACTGTCATTCAAACCATAGGTACTCACCTGCACAGTATACGTATCACCTCTGACATA TTTCTTCATGTTTTTCCATCAACAGAATGTAAAAGCTggcaaaaatgtacaaataccCCATTCCCTCTAAATTTCTCTTGCGATCTAACGTGTATTCATGGAGATTTGAAGACGATGACCTGGCACCTTCATGGTCCAGACAGCAGTTCAGTGGAACTTGTGTCCCCTACGGGTGGTTTGTGCTACTCTTTGCctggacagaaatgcaacagCAACTTCCTGCTAGATGTGTCCCATGATAACCTTGGCATCACAACCGTTGGTCAGTTCTGTCCAAAGGGACCCATTCAGAACATCAACATCAACAAATCCAAGATTGACTTAACAGTCTCTTGTACAGCCATCGGTGATCACTGCCATACGATTAACCCCAtcataaattatttgtttaGAAAAGAAATATCAG AGCACTACATATTCACAGTTGAAGCGAAAAGTAATTATGCAGCCTTGCTGG ACCCAGCATGGCCATCTGGAATGACACCATCCAGTACAGTATCCTGGATTGTTACGCTGGACCCGCAGTTTAAGTGCAAACTGGAGTTCAAAAATATCAGTCGGCCCAAGTGCAAAGAAGTGCGTACAACCATCACCGTCCAGAGCATTCGCTCTCAGATGATGCTGTACAGCACTAAGGAGGATGGTAAGATTAAGGATTTGGAGGTCTCAGAAAGTTTTTCTCTCAACATGACTAACTGCAAGTCTACAACTGGAGACTTCAGAGCAATGATGCAGATAACGGTGCAGAGCAAAAGTGAGAGAATCCTTAACCTCTTTTGTCTTTAGCTAAATTTCTACTGTCTGTTACTGTACTGTCCCAATTTCTTTAGGACCTTAAGTATCACGGGAGTCCTTTTGGCCTTGACTATAACAGCCGTCGTggtctgttttgttatcag GAAAAAAAAGAGGAATAGTGCACCCCCAGTGTCCATCTACAATCCTGGCGAGCATGACATTCTTCCAGGCCTCCGTATTCCCATAACACTGGAGGATCGTCACATCTATGACTACATAGACgacaataaaatatattctgATCTACGTAAACAGTGTACAGATTCCAGGATGGATGATAAGGATCTACCACAGAGTGGGCCACCTTTGTCTGAAAGGGCCATAAGAAAAAGTCCCACCACCAACGACCACAACATGATTGACAATGAGCTCTATGGTTAGATTCAAGGATATTCAACTACATCTGGCTCACCAAAGACTTCCATCTAA